A window from Podospora bellae-mahoneyi strain CBS 112042 chromosome 1 map unlocalized CBS112042p_1, whole genome shotgun sequence encodes these proteins:
- a CDS encoding uncharacterized protein (EggNog:ENOG503PWPJ) — translation MEHNELSTSSSTSSNNRQLAANMEAPMYQTYPQDAFACGQWSNRPSFPPTFPASNPAAQFDGMWRDELQHPMTTYDMPTMFQTSDDVVWPMQEQPAGGFSQPSSASPVGYQGQDAEWSSIPSQDTGYASGTWMSNEQIQPVLSPLSEAPSFNNYTFNHKTPSDYEPHSATSTAPFPSQSSFDTRESASPAASTAAPVSKPKGKGKGKAAVTKPSKKGTEVSSKSWGTKRKSPAPSTKSTSSYNSKPLPPFLGIFPPDVDPREASAKVQREAWERCKNEAMVMSQRRLLLLDHERGALERETQKLQDNLALMREAAAREHGQLKEAVKKAERLHARGYY, via the exons ATGGAACACAACGAGCTTTCAACTTCATCTTCCACTTCATCAAACAACAGACAACTGGCCGCAAACATGGAG GCCCCAATGTATCAAACATATCCCCAGGACGCCTTTGCCTGTGGCCAGTGGTCCAACAGGCCAAGCTTCCCCCCGACGTTTCCAGCATCGAATCCCGCCGCACAGTTCGACGGAATGTGGCGCGATGAACTACAGCACCCGATGACAACCTACGACATGCCAACAATGTTCCAAACATCCGATGACGTCGTCTGGCCCATGCAAGAGCAGCCTGCTGGAGGCTTCTCCCAGCCGTCGTCCGCATCTCCCGTTGGATATCAAGGACAAGACGCAGAGTGGAGCTCGATACCATCACAAGACACCGGCTACGCTTCAGGAACCTGGATGTCAAACGAACAGATCCAACCGGTGCTGTCCCCCCTGTCAGAAGCCCCGTCATTTAACAACTACACCTTCAACCACAAGACACCCAGCGACTACGAACCTCACTcggccacctccaccgcccctttcccatcccagaGCTCCTTTGACACTCGGGAGTCGGCCTCGCCCGCCGCTAGCACCGCAGCCCCAGTTTCAAAACCTaaaggcaaaggcaaaggAAAGGCCGCCGtcaccaaaccctccaagAAGGGCACAGAAgtctcctccaaatcctgGGGAACAAAGAGAAAATCTCCCGCTCCGTCCACGAAATCCACCTCAAGTTACAACAGCAAGCCACTACCACCATTTCTGGGCATCTTTCCTCCCGATGTCGACCCCCGGGAGGCTTCAGCCAAGGTGCAACGCGAAGCATGGGAGAGGTGCAAGAACGAGGCCATGGTCATGTCGCAAAGACGGCTCCTGCTATTGGACCACGAGCGTGGTGCATTAGAGCGGGAGACACAGAAATTGCAAGACAACCTTGCCTTGATGAgagaagcagcagcgagGGAACACGGGCAACTGAAGGAAGCTgtgaagaaggccgagaggTTGCATGCGAGGGGGTATTACTGA
- a CDS encoding uncharacterized protein (EggNog:ENOG503NUM1; COG:V), with translation MSPAQPIKFKPRPDRLLEASTFVSNSYLSSSPIAQEILARDLAECCDDYGTHDCRCGHDYDDDVDFETEPLEVTNAQGSSFAPRSSGVAYGTLRPIITTETAASSDVALSRDAERSLLRDNHILPPKHRRGLAEPAWKQMYRRMFSTKVPQSDEVGPIISASSTKALESTPLLQDIYLDPPSPTESDEINRWEAAVAANVLKTTWQREAQTLTQYSRSLIITFLLHYSVTVTSVFTVGRIGRLELGAVSLATMTANITCYAPVQGLSTCLDTLCAQAYGSGHKHLVGLQLQRMTYLLWMLLVPIVTLWWFSGSVLASIIPEPETAALAGLYLRVLILGTPGVAAFESGKRFVQAQGLFHATTFVLLIGASVNIFANWFFVWKMGWGFTGAATAVVFTQNLLPFLLFLYVRFIEGMECWNGLTRRAFSNWGPMVKLALPGMIMVEAQYFAFEVLTLAASQFGSAHLAAQSVVVTVTSTTFNIPFPLSIAASTRVANLIGARLSGAAKTSAKVALVAGCLVGLFNLTLLSSLRFRIPYLFTNDEEVAAIVSEVLPICAVLQLFDALAAISHGLLRGIGRQSIGSFTNLGSYYLVALPISFSTGWVLGWKLEGLWFGIAIGLAVVSSVELWYLYQANWDHAVEEAEMRMRSDDVCHGEFK, from the exons AACATTCGTCTCCAACTCGTACCTATCCTCGTCGCCCATTGCGCAAGAAATCCTAGCTAGGGACCTTGCAGAATGCTGCGATGACTACGGAACCCACGACTGCCGCTGTGGGCACGACTATGACGATGATGTCGACTTTGAGACCGAGCCCCTGGAGGTGACCAACGCCCAAGGCTCATCCTTTGCACCGCGATCTAGTGGTGTAGCCTATGGCACCTTGAGACCCATCATCACGACTGAGACAGCTGCAAGCTCAGATGTCGCACTCTCTCGTGATGCCGAGAGGAGTCTACTTCGGGACAACCatatcctccctcccaagcATCGTCGGGGACTTGCCGAGCCAGCCTGGAAGCAGATGTATCGGCGGATGTTCAGTACCAAAGTACCTCAGAGCGATGAGGTCGGCCCTATCATTTCGGCATCCTCCACAAAAGCCCTCGAGAGCACACCTCTGCTGCAAGACATCTACCTGGACCCGCCGTCCCCGACCGAGAGCGACGAGATCAACCGATGGGAAGCGGCGGTAGCTGCCAATGTCCTCAAAACAACGTGGCAGCGCGAAGCCCAAACTCTCACACAATACTCGAGGTCGTTGATCATCACATTCCTTCTACACTACTCGGTCACGGTCACAAGTGTTTTCACTGTGGGCCGCATTGGTCGTCTGGAACTTGGAGCCGTCAGTCTCGCCACCATGACCGCCAACATCACCTGCTACGCCCCAGTTCAAGGCCTCTCAACCTGCCTGGATACGCTCTGTGCCCAAGCCTATGGATCTGGCCACAAACACTTGGTCGGACTGCAGCTTCAGAGAATGACATATCTGCTGTGGATGCTGCTAGTTCCCATTGTTACCCTGTGGTGGTTTTCAGGAAGCGTGCTAGCCTCGATCATTCCGGAGCCCGAGACAGCTGCGCTGGCGGGGCTGTACCTCCGGGTGCTGATTCTCGGGACACCTGGCGTTGCGGCATTCGAGAGCGGCAAGCGCTTCGTGCAGGCTCAGGGTCTGTTTCACGCAACAACCTTTGTTCTTCTCATTGGCGCTTCAGTCAACATCTTTGCCAACTGGTTCTTTGTATGGaaaatgggatgggggttcACGGGCGCTGCAACAGCCGTCGTCTTCACGCAGAATCTTCTCCCATTCCTGCTTTTCCTCTATGTTCGGTTCATTGAAGGCATGGAGTGCTGGAATGGGCTCACTCGACGAGCTTTCAGCAACTGGG GGCCAATGGTCAAGCTTGCTCTTCCTGGAATGATCATGGTTGAAGCGCAGTATTTTGCCTTTGAGGTTCTCACACTGGCAGCCAGTCAATTCGGCAGTGCTCATCTTGCCGCACAGAGCGTCGTTGTCACGGTGACGTCCACGACATTCAACATCCCCTTTCCACTTTCCATCGCGGCCTCAACACGCGTGGCAAACCTTATCGGGGCCAGATTAAGTGGCGCTGCGAAGACCAGCGCAAAAGTG GCACTCGTGGCTGGATGTCTGGTGGGACTGTTCAACCTCACCCTGCTCAGCAGCCTCCGATTCAGGATACCGTACCTCTTTACAAATGACGAAGAGGTTGCAGCCATCGTGTCAGAAGTGCTACCCATATGCGCTGTCCTGCAACTGTTTGACGCCCTGGCAGCAATATCACACGGCCTTCTCAGGGGTATCGGGAGGCAGAGCATTGGTAGCTTCACCAACTTGGGCTCGTACTATCTCGTGGCGCTGCCTATCTCGTTCTCGACTGGATGGGTTCTTGGATGGAAACTGGAAGGGCTCTGGTTCGGCATTGCCATTGGCCTAGCAGT TGTTTCGAGCGTGGAGCTCTGGTACCTGTACCAGGCTAATTGGGACCATGCTGTGGAAGAGGCGGAGATGAGAATGCGTTCGGATGATGTCTGTCATGGGGAGTTTAAATGA